The genomic stretch ACCGTTGGGCTAGCCATGACCTGCATATCGTCTATTTTTCGAGAAGAGAGGCCGTCTCCATCAGATGCTCCCTATCAGAGAGGGTGATTGCGTATCATGTAGGCTACCACCCAGATCAAGCACATACTACACGGGTACACGGGTACAGACATACACACACCTGCATATCTACAACAGCAAGATAGACGACAGACTTTGGATGACAGCAGGGGAGAAAAAGCACGGTGCCTGAGTTTagtgctcctcctcctgtctCGGGTGGCCCGATTTGGCATCCTCCCCATACCCCATACGATTCTGTACCCCAGTCCATGCTCCCCACACTGCATGTAAGTGAGATTCTTCAATCTCCATGCTTTGAAGGGCGTTCTCCGTGCTTCATGCAACCGCcctgctcaccaccacaagccGCGGCAGTCTGCCAGACCCAGTAAAACTGATCAAGACGACCAATCCCCTTTGTCCACCGCCATGGCTGCCCAAGCTGGTGACGTCTTCAGGCCCTGGTCTCTCCGGCTAGACATCGGTGCTTTTCCAAGAAGTGTGGTCAAGTGCCTGGTATCTCGGTTAACCCTCATTCAGAGCAGATAGCCGGCCGACCTGGAGAATAGAACACGCATGATAGCATACACAGTAGCTCAACCGCCTCTAGACGCTCCGTTGCAACACTGTCAACTTACCTTCCCGCAACCTGGGTCCTACCCCTGCTTCCCGGCCCTGCCTCTCTGCTCTGGCCATCGTAGCACCGAGCACGAGAAACACCGAGAAGCCATCTTGCTCACACCTTGAGGTCGGCCCTTCCCTCGCCAGCTCCACCGTGCCAACGGCTTGGACGCCCGTGGACGCCCTGAGCGTTGAGGCGGTCCTTGGCTTGACCCCGGCCCGAGCACGGCAGCCTCCCGGTACCACACGTTGAAGATCCAAGTATAAGTAAACATGGCTCTCTTCGCCGTTCCCAACATCATCCAGGACCTcatcccagcagcagcctccgaGTCAATCAACCCTTGGACCTGGAACCTGAACCTGAACGCCTCTGGTCTCTACGAATATCTTCCCACCATGCATGCCTTGTCCAAGTTCGCCCTGCTGGGCGCCTGCGCCGTTCAGTCGGTGATGGGTCTGCCCGAACCTGTCGAGAGTCGTGaggccaacctcctcaagcGCAACGTCGACGACTGGATCAACAGAGAGACCCCCATCGCCTGGCAGAAGCTCCTCTGCAACATCGGCCCCGATGGCTGTGCTGTTCGCAACCAGGGTGTTCCCGCCGGTGTCGTTGTTGCCAGCCCTTCCCGCTCCGACCCCGACTGTAAGTTTACTGGTTCCCTGATATCACTCGCACTTGCTGACAGACACCAACAGACTTCTACACCTGGACCAGAGATGCCGCCCTCGTCTACAAGGGCCTTGCCGATGCCTTCCGCCGCAACTACACCGAGGGTCTCCACACCCAGCTCAAGAACTTTGTCTCCTCCCAGGCCAAGCTTCAGGGTGTCGGCAACCCGGCCGGTGGTCTCAACGACGGCCAGGGTCTTGGTGAGCCCAAGTTCATGGTTGATCTCAAGGAGTTCACCGGCGAGTGGGGCCGCCCCCAGCGCGATGGCCCTCCCCTCCGTGCCATTGCCCTGATCCGCTACGCCAAGTGGCTCGTTGAGAACGGCCACAAGGCTGTTGCCAACGCCCAGGTCTGGCCCACCATCGAGAACGATCTCAAGTACTCGGCCCAATACTGGAACCAGACCGGTTTCGACCTCTGGGAGGAGGTTCCcggctcctccttcttcaccatcgcCAGCACCCACCGTGCCCTCGTCGAGGGTGCTCAGCTCGGCGCCGTCCTCGGCAAGCCCACCCGTGCTTACACTGCCGTCGCCCCTCAGGTTCTCTGCTTCCAGCAGTCTTTCTGGAACGCTCGCGAGGGTTTTGTTGtctccaacatcaacggTGGTGAGTGGCGCCGCGGCCGCGACGCCAACTCGATCCTCGCCTCCATCCACAACTTCGACCCCTCCGCCGGCTGCGATGCCAACACTTTCCAGCCCTGCTCCGACAGGGCGCTCTCCAACCACAAGGTCGTCGTCGACTCTTTCCGCTCCATCTACAACATCAACCGCGGCATCGCCCAGAACAAGGCCGTCGCTGTTGGCCGCTACTCTGAGGATATCTTTTACAATGGCAACCCCTGGTTCCTCGCCAcctttgccgccgccgagcaGCTCTACGATGCTCTCCTCGTCTGGAAGGCCCAGGGCTCCATCGCCATCACCCAGACCTCCCTTCCTTTCTTCCGCGACCACGTCTCGAGCGCCACCGTCGGCACCCACGCCGCCGGCTCCGCCACCTACAACCAGATCGTCTCCGCCATCACCGCCTACGCCGACGGCTTCATCGAGGTCGCCTCCAAGTACGCCCACTCCAACGGTGCCATGAACGAGCAGATTGACCGCAACACCGGCCAGCCCATCGCCGCCCCCGATCTCACCTGGTCCTACTCCGCCTTcctcaccgccaccgcccgCCGTGACGGTTACATCCCCACCGGCTGGGGCGCCGGCCAGgccaccgccctccccgCCGGACAGTGCCAAAAGTTTGAGGTTGCCGGCAActacaacctcccccccacgcccgtcttcccctccaacctcacccccgccgccaacgCCCCCGTCGAGCAGATCACCGCTGTTCCCACCGGCTGCACCAACCCCGAGAAGGTCTTTGTCACGTTCAACGAGCGCGCTTCTACTTCCTGGGGCCAGGTGATCAAGGTTGTCGGCAACGTTCCCGAGCTCGGCAGCTGGGACGTCAACAAGGCTGTTCCGCTTTCCGCGTCCAAGTACACCTCTGGGGACCCGTTGTGGTCTATCACTCTGCCTATCCAGGCCGGTAGCAGTGTTCAGTACAAGTACATCCGCATCACGAACGGTGTTGCCGGTGTtagctgggaggggggtgacaATAGGGCTTTTAGCGTGCCGGGGGCTACTTGCGATGTTCAGAATCGGTGGGATAACTGGAGGTAAATTGCTTCGGGAGTGGTGCGATAGATTTGGATGGGATAGGAGGGATAGGAATAGAAGAGGGGGGATaaagaacaaaaaaagggaaaacaTGCATAATCGGGGGTGGGATCgagtcttcttcttgttgtcaTCATATATATCTATTGGatatctctttttttcttctttttttttgtgtgtgggggggttggttgggaatCCTTTTAGGGGTcgtcggaggaggggattGTATATATATTGCAGAGTTTTGCATACACAAATTGCATTTTCTTTTACATCTTATGAAAAGTCTTGATTTGACATGCGTCCCGTCGAACAGGTGAAGAACCGCTTTGAGACTTCGCCATAtttttcaacaacaacaacaacaacaacaacaataacaataACATGTATAGCCACTTACACATATGATTAGGCAAGTCTGCATGTAGTTCTTTGGCTGAGACTCCAATATCTTTCCCATTGATTCTTTCACGAACATGGTCTTTTGTACACAGTTTCTttccccaaccaccccctaCCGCCTatcgccctcctcaaaccTATTATTCCAAAAACCCCTGTAGTGCCTCCCTTTCCCCGCCTCGCTTATCTCTTTCACCTCTCTGGGAGTGAGTTTGAATTTCGGCAGCTTActcaaccaccccttcaGTCTCTCCTCCCTTTTGCTCGTTGTCAACGCGACAATCCCCTGatccaacacccacctcagccctacctccccctcccccactccGTATTTGTTTGCCAGTCGTTCATAGACTTGATCCACCGGGCCTCCCGGGGCTTTAGTGATCGGCGTCAGCGGGGCGTACGCCGCCAAGGCGATATTATGCCTCCTG from Podospora pseudopauciseta strain CBS 411.78 chromosome 3, whole genome shotgun sequence encodes the following:
- a CDS encoding hypothetical protein (EggNog:ENOG503NVQU; CAZy:GH15; CAZy:CBM20; COG:G) → MALFAVPNIIQDLIPAAASESINPWTWNLNLNASGLYEYLPTMHALSKFALLGACAVQSVMGLPEPVESREANLLKRNVDDWINRETPIAWQKLLCNIGPDGCAVRNQGVPAGVVVASPSRSDPDYFYTWTRDAALVYKGLADAFRRNYTEGLHTQLKNFVSSQAKLQGVGNPAGGLNDGQGLGEPKFMVDLKEFTGEWGRPQRDGPPLRAIALIRYAKWLVENGHKAVWPTIENDLKYSAQYWNQTGFDLWEEVPGSSFFTIASTHRALVEGAQLGAVLGKPTRAYTAVAPQVLCFQQSFWNAREGFVVSNINGGEWRRGRDANSILASIHNFDPSAGCDANTFQPCSDRALSNHKVVVDSFRSIYNINRGIAQNKAVAVGRYSEDIFYNGNPWFLATFAAAEQLYDALLVWKAQGSIAITQTSLPFFRDHVSSATVGTHAAGSATYNQIVSAITAYADGFIEVASKYAHSNGAMNEQIDRNTGQPIAAPDLTWSYSAFLTATARRDGYIPTGWGAGQATALPAGQCQKFEVAGNYNLPPTPVFPSNLTPAANAPVEQITAVPTGCTNPEKVFVTFNERASTSWGQVIKVVGNVPELGSWDVNKAVPLSASKYTSGDPLWSITLPIQAGSSVQYKYIRITNGVAGVSWEGGDNRAFSVPGATCDVQNRWDNWR